The following proteins come from a genomic window of Campylobacter coli 76339:
- a CDS encoding Protein-export membrane protein SecF (TC 3.A.5.1.1), producing the protein MQFFSEKKIYDFMRMRFAAISLSIVLFFGSIYLLWDRGLQFGIDFSGGTLIQLKYDTAAPIPQIREILEKQGSFQNLSVTEFGSKEEITIRFLGSNDSLGSDIGEHISTLLKDTGTFEVRRADVVGPKVGDELRNKGLMAIIVSLVAILIYIAIRFEWRFALAAIISEIHDVVITLGAISLFKIDVNLDTLAAVLTVLGYSLNDTIIIFDRIREGIKTNKKSELAPIINESVSATLSRTVLTSGLTLATVVILYLFGGEMIQGFSLALIVGIVVGTLSSIFVASPTLLWFKFSVIDFRNKELEKLKRKQEKERNRAMYEKGTV; encoded by the coding sequence ATGCAGTTTTTTAGCGAAAAGAAAATTTATGATTTTATGAGAATGCGTTTTGCTGCAATTTCTCTTTCTATTGTTTTATTTTTTGGTTCTATTTATTTGCTTTGGGATAGAGGTTTGCAATTTGGTATTGATTTTAGTGGTGGTACTTTAATCCAACTTAAATACGATACAGCAGCTCCTATTCCTCAAATTCGTGAAATTTTAGAAAAACAAGGCAGTTTTCAAAATTTATCTGTAACTGAATTTGGAAGTAAAGAAGAAATCACTATCCGTTTTTTAGGAAGTAATGATAGTTTAGGTAGTGATATAGGTGAGCATATTAGTACTCTTTTAAAAGATACGGGTACATTTGAAGTGCGTCGTGCTGATGTTGTAGGTCCAAAAGTGGGCGATGAGCTTAGAAACAAGGGGCTTATGGCTATCATTGTATCCTTGGTGGCCATTTTAATTTATATCGCAATACGCTTTGAATGGCGTTTTGCGCTAGCGGCAATTATTAGTGAAATACATGATGTCGTGATCACTTTGGGAGCGATTTCATTATTTAAGATCGATGTAAATTTAGATACTTTGGCTGCAGTTTTAACAGTGCTTGGATATTCTTTAAATGATACAATTATCATTTTTGATAGAATTAGAGAAGGGATTAAAACAAATAAGAAAAGCGAACTTGCTCCTATTATTAACGAAAGTGTTTCGGCAACCTTGTCTAGAACAGTGTTGACTTCAGGACTTACTTTGGCTACTGTTGTGATACTCTATCTGTTTGGCGGAGAGATGATTCAGGGCTTTTCTTTGGCTTTGATAGTGGGTATTGTTGTGGGAACTTTAAGTTCAATTTTTGTGGCTAGTCCAACTTTACTTTGGTTTAAATTCAGTGTTATTGATTTTAGAAATAAAGAACTTGAAAAACTTAAAAGAAAGCAGGAAAAAGAACGCAATCGTGCAATGTATGAAAAAGGAACGGTTTAA
- a CDS encoding Transcription-repair coupling factor: MQANFFEYLQGSNIAQLVLCEDDKESFLLSQVALFKGLKTFVLPDFRAEFGDDLRAFSKELFELCKVLNAYHKEKDTKILISPLSTILKKLPGQKHLKSYNISKKNAFDLSEFKNELIKLGYEFVDMVQDKGEVSIRGEIIDIFCINEELPTRVLLFGDELESIRKFDPMNQKSFPKEYEELEICPFLTYFSEENYENFKDKLENFNSDVLINDINSLGFWCIDDFCDYLELDFISIKKFNQEEWDKDLSKINAKIIPQASVYKDLKSSYNKDFFSLHQNKQITILAKNEALFKALELENTQNISFQKSDLILNLISNQELIISLNHKEKQKYKRKANLIIDELKIGDFIVHEDYGVGKFLGLEMISISGAKKEFVAIEYQNSDKLLLPVENLYMIDKYLGASGGIPLLDRLGKMTFIRLKERLKTKLLAIASEIVIMAAKRALIKPKEIKIDYADQAYFVSKAGFSYTQDQNKACEEILNDFENGKVMDRLLSGDVGFGKTEVAMNAIYPVVKSGFCTFFFVPTTLLSHQHYKSLKKRFEPFDIEVFKLDRFTSTKEKKTLMLNLEQNKACVVIGTHALLNVECENLALVIIDEEHKFGVKQKEKLKELTQNSHLLSMSATPIPRSLNQALSSIKSYSVLQTPPEDRLDVRTFVKENDDALLKEAITRELRRGGQIFYIHNHIASIEQCKKHLLDLFKNLRILILHSKIDAKIQEEEMLKFENKEYDLLLSTSIVESGIDLPNANTMIVERSDRFGMADLHQLRGRVGRSDRQGYCYFLVENKEELTQDALKRLISLESNSYLGAGSVLAYHDLEIRGGGNLLGIDQSGHIEQIGLSLYLKMLEDELNALTKKESFEEKKIDLKLTINAFLNSELINEDRLRLELYRRLSKCKNIDEVYEIEGEIEDRFGKLDLYTKQFLMLIIIKILALGKFKTISNFEQNIQFVKINDEKEFIKARSKDDDDIIEAVLTHLRKDK, translated from the coding sequence ATGCAAGCAAATTTTTTTGAGTATTTGCAAGGTTCAAATATAGCACAATTGGTGCTTTGCGAAGATGATAAAGAATCTTTCTTGCTTTCTCAAGTTGCTCTTTTTAAGGGTTTAAAAACATTTGTTTTACCTGATTTTAGAGCTGAATTTGGAGATGATTTAAGAGCTTTTTCTAAAGAGCTTTTTGAGCTTTGCAAAGTTTTAAATGCTTATCACAAGGAAAAAGATACTAAAATTCTTATCTCTCCTTTATCTACTATACTTAAAAAATTACCTGGTCAGAAACATTTAAAAAGTTATAATATTTCTAAGAAGAATGCTTTTGATTTAAGTGAATTTAAAAATGAACTCATCAAGCTTGGATATGAATTTGTGGATATGGTTCAAGATAAGGGTGAAGTGAGTATACGTGGAGAGATTATTGATATATTTTGTATCAATGAAGAATTGCCCACTAGGGTTTTACTTTTTGGAGATGAGTTAGAAAGTATTAGAAAATTTGATCCTATGAATCAAAAATCATTTCCTAAAGAATATGAAGAACTTGAAATTTGTCCTTTTTTGACATATTTTTCTGAAGAAAATTATGAAAATTTTAAAGACAAACTAGAAAATTTCAATAGTGATGTTTTGATCAATGATATCAATTCTTTAGGATTTTGGTGTATTGATGATTTTTGTGATTATTTAGAACTTGATTTTATAAGTATTAAAAAATTCAATCAAGAAGAATGGGATAAAGATCTTAGCAAAATCAATGCTAAAATTATACCCCAAGCCTCTGTTTATAAGGATTTAAAAAGTTCTTACAATAAAGACTTTTTTTCTTTACATCAAAATAAACAAATTACGATTCTAGCTAAAAATGAGGCTTTGTTTAAAGCTTTAGAGCTTGAAAATACACAAAATATTTCTTTTCAAAAAAGCGATTTGATTCTTAATTTAATCAGCAATCAAGAGCTTATCATCTCATTAAATCATAAAGAAAAACAAAAATACAAGCGTAAAGCAAATTTGATTATAGATGAGTTAAAAATCGGTGATTTTATTGTTCATGAGGATTATGGCGTAGGTAAATTCTTAGGTCTTGAGATGATTAGTATTAGCGGGGCTAAGAAAGAATTTGTTGCGATTGAATACCAAAATAGTGACAAGCTTCTTTTGCCGGTTGAAAATCTTTATATGATAGACAAGTATCTAGGAGCAAGCGGAGGGATACCACTTTTAGATCGCTTAGGAAAAATGACTTTTATCAGGCTCAAAGAAAGATTAAAAACCAAGCTTTTAGCTATTGCCTCTGAGATTGTTATTATGGCGGCTAAAAGAGCCTTGATCAAACCAAAAGAAATCAAAATAGATTATGCAGATCAAGCTTATTTTGTTTCAAAAGCTGGATTTTCTTATACGCAAGATCAAAATAAAGCTTGTGAAGAAATTTTAAACGATTTTGAAAATGGTAAAGTGATGGATAGGCTTTTAAGTGGCGATGTGGGTTTTGGTAAAACCGAAGTTGCGATGAATGCCATTTATCCTGTGGTAAAAAGTGGTTTTTGCACTTTTTTCTTTGTACCCACTACGCTTTTATCTCATCAGCACTATAAGAGTTTGAAAAAGCGTTTCGAGCCTTTTGATATTGAAGTTTTTAAATTGGATCGTTTTACAAGCACTAAAGAGAAAAAAACTTTAATGTTAAATTTAGAGCAAAATAAAGCCTGTGTGGTGATTGGCACCCATGCACTTTTAAATGTAGAATGTGAAAATTTAGCCCTTGTTATTATTGATGAGGAGCATAAATTTGGAGTAAAGCAAAAAGAAAAATTAAAAGAATTAACTCAAAATTCTCATCTTTTGTCCATGTCGGCCACTCCTATACCAAGGAGTTTAAATCAAGCCTTAAGCTCTATAAAATCTTACAGTGTTTTACAAACCCCTCCAGAAGATAGACTTGATGTTAGAACCTTTGTGAAAGAAAACGATGATGCGCTTTTAAAAGAAGCTATAACAAGAGAATTAAGACGCGGCGGACAAATTTTTTATATACATAATCATATTGCAAGCATAGAACAATGTAAAAAACATTTACTTGATTTATTTAAAAATTTAAGGATTTTGATTTTGCATTCTAAAATTGATGCAAAGATTCAAGAAGAAGAAATGCTTAAATTTGAAAACAAAGAATACGATTTACTTTTAAGTACTTCTATTGTTGAAAGTGGTATTGATCTGCCTAATGCAAATACTATGATAGTCGAAAGAAGCGATAGGTTTGGAATGGCTGATTTGCACCAATTGCGTGGCCGTGTAGGCAGGAGTGATAGGCAGGGGTATTGTTATTTTTTAGTTGAAAACAAAGAAGAGCTTACTCAAGATGCATTGAAGCGACTTATCTCTTTAGAGAGCAATTCTTATTTGGGAGCAGGTTCGGTTTTAGCTTATCACGATCTTGAAATTCGTGGGGGTGGAAATTTACTAGGTATCGATCAAAGTGGCCATATAGAGCAAATTGGACTTAGCTTGTATCTTAAAATGCTAGAAGATGAGTTAAATGCACTCACTAAAAAGGAAAGCTTTGAAGAGAAAAAAATAGATTTAAAGCTTACTATCAATGCTTTTTTAAATTCAGAACTTATCAATGAAGATCGTCTAAGACTAGAGCTTTATCGTAGGCTTAGTAAGTGTAAAAATATAGATGAAGTCTATGAGATTGAAGGCGAGATAGAGGATCGCTTTGGAAAACTTGATCTTTATACGAAGCAATTTTTAATGCTGATTATAATTAAAATTTTAGCTTTGGGGAAATTTAAAACCATAAGCAATTTTGAGCAAAATATACAATTTGTAAAGATCAATGATGAAAAAGAGTTTATTAAAGCAAGAAGCAAAGATGATGATGATATTATAGAAGCAGTTTTAACGCATTTAAGGAAAGATAAATAA
- a CDS encoding Peptidase, M23/M37 family → MIKNKFTITITDVNGSRHFYLNQIIKKIVLYVVAFIFLFLVFSGFYIKYLDSKLSDISTKREELLEKSKELELANTQMQKSIEEKAQQYAAIEDKIASFEEALGLEAENNLTITDRLDNLKLTNEQQVGILGQIPNGWPIENKGITGKFGWREHPLLQRREFHPGIDLRAAVGTPIYAPASGVVEFSGYSNNGYGYNVILLHNFGFKTVFAHMQRKDVVKAGQFVNKGQLIGYTGNTGLSTGPHLHYEVRFINKTLEPLYFLDLERKNMNDFFNQERRVPWQSLIKAVTAQHLVPIQKQQ, encoded by the coding sequence GTGATAAAAAATAAATTTACCATTACCATTACAGATGTCAATGGTTCAAGACATTTTTATTTAAATCAGATCATTAAAAAAATTGTTCTTTATGTGGTAGCTTTTATATTTTTATTTTTAGTTTTTAGTGGTTTTTATATTAAATATCTCGATAGCAAACTCAGTGATATTAGTACTAAAAGGGAAGAGCTTTTAGAAAAAAGCAAAGAGCTAGAGCTTGCTAATACTCAAATGCAAAAAAGCATTGAAGAAAAAGCGCAACAATACGCAGCTATAGAGGATAAAATCGCTTCTTTTGAAGAAGCTTTAGGACTAGAAGCTGAAAATAATCTTACTATTACCGATAGACTTGATAATTTAAAGCTTACAAATGAGCAGCAAGTTGGAATTTTAGGACAAATTCCTAATGGATGGCCTATAGAAAATAAAGGAATTACAGGGAAATTTGGTTGGAGGGAGCATCCTCTTTTGCAAAGAAGAGAATTTCATCCAGGTATTGATCTAAGAGCAGCAGTGGGTACGCCTATATATGCACCTGCTAGCGGAGTGGTTGAGTTTTCAGGATATAGCAATAATGGCTATGGATATAATGTTATTTTATTGCATAATTTTGGCTTTAAAACCGTATTTGCTCATATGCAGCGAAAGGATGTTGTCAAAGCAGGTCAATTTGTAAACAAGGGGCAATTGATAGGTTATACCGGCAATACAGGTCTTTCAACAGGACCGCATTTGCACTATGAAGTAAGATTTATTAATAAAACTTTAGAACCTTTATATTTTTTAGATTTAGAAAGAAAAAATATGAATGATTTTTTTAACCAAGAAAGGAGAGTTCCATGGCAATCTTTAATAAAAGCAGTAACAGCACAACATTTGGTTCCAATTCAGAAACAACAGTAA
- a CDS encoding Leucyl-tRNA synthetase codes for MAYEANLIEKKWQEIWDKNEYFEPKDDLTLPKKYILSMFPYPSGRIHMGHVRNYSIGDAIARYYRKMGYNVLHPIGFDSFGMPAENAAIKHKIHPKSWTYENIAYMKNELFSLGFSFSKKRMLATSDPLYTKFEQEFFIKMYEKGLIYTKEANVNWCEQDQTVLANEQVEDGKCWRCGHEVVQKKMPGYYVKITAYAEELLSELENLKDKWPSQVLTMQENWIGKSEGLEFSLNLDKESLEKAKTQSFEVFTTRADTIYGISYVALAPEHKIVQNLIQANCLDDEKVEQIKNMQKQSARERQMADKQGCFLGIYAIHPLTQEKLPVWVANFVLADYGSGAVMAVPAHDERDFEFANKYKLEIKQVIECEDAQLPHVQKTGKLIQSGEFNGLDCNEARAKIISKFEDEKLGKRVINFKIRDWGVSRQRYWGAPIPMVKCKACGIVPQKIENLPITLPEDVQITGEGNPLEKHPTWKNCTCPKCGQEAQKESDTLDTFFESSWYFARFASDEKTWQEKALDKESVRYWMNVDQYIGGIEHAILHLLYARFFQKVLKDLGYLEDNEPFAKLLTQGMVLKDGAKMSKSKGNVVDPDDIINKYGADTARLFILFAAPPAKELEWNDDAVEGAYRFICRLYDRAQNVRTGELLEFKHEDLNKEEKYARLKVYEALKKSFEVYTQSFAFNTLIAACMEALNALAPCKNEALEQEAFYIILNILEPIIPHVCFELSDKLFKCENFKVLNLKEEVFVKDSLNLAISVNGKKRGEVEVSSSASQDEILELAKQKVSKWLEGKNIVKEIYVEGKLVNLVIK; via the coding sequence ATGGCTTATGAAGCAAATTTGATAGAAAAAAAATGGCAAGAAATTTGGGATAAAAATGAGTATTTTGAACCTAAAGATGATTTAACCTTACCTAAAAAATATATTTTATCCATGTTTCCTTACCCTAGCGGGCGTATACATATGGGACATGTAAGAAATTATAGTATAGGTGATGCTATTGCTAGATATTATCGCAAGATGGGTTATAATGTTTTGCATCCTATTGGTTTTGATAGTTTTGGTATGCCAGCTGAAAATGCAGCTATTAAGCATAAAATTCATCCAAAATCTTGGACTTATGAAAATATAGCCTATATGAAAAATGAACTTTTTTCTTTAGGTTTTTCTTTTTCAAAAAAAAGAATGCTTGCGACTTCTGATCCACTCTATACAAAATTTGAACAAGAATTTTTTATCAAAATGTATGAAAAAGGTTTGATTTATACTAAAGAAGCAAATGTAAATTGGTGTGAGCAAGATCAAACTGTTTTGGCAAATGAGCAAGTAGAAGATGGAAAGTGTTGGCGTTGCGGACATGAAGTAGTTCAAAAAAAGATGCCAGGGTATTATGTAAAAATCACAGCCTATGCAGAAGAGCTTTTAAGCGAGCTTGAGAATTTAAAAGATAAGTGGCCTTCTCAGGTTTTAACCATGCAAGAAAATTGGATAGGTAAAAGTGAGGGTTTGGAATTTTCTTTAAATTTAGATAAAGAAAGCTTGGAAAAAGCAAAGACGCAATCTTTTGAAGTTTTCACTACTCGCGCGGATACTATTTATGGTATTTCTTATGTAGCTTTAGCACCTGAACATAAAATTGTGCAAAATTTAATACAAGCAAATTGTTTAGACGATGAAAAAGTAGAGCAAATTAAAAATATGCAAAAACAAAGTGCCAGAGAAAGACAAATGGCTGATAAACAAGGGTGTTTTTTAGGAATTTACGCTATCCATCCTTTGACTCAAGAAAAACTCCCTGTTTGGGTAGCAAATTTTGTATTAGCTGATTATGGTAGTGGAGCTGTAATGGCTGTTCCAGCCCATGATGAGAGAGATTTTGAATTTGCTAATAAATACAAACTTGAAATCAAACAAGTGATTGAGTGCGAAGATGCACAGCTTCCTCATGTTCAAAAAACAGGAAAGCTTATCCAAAGTGGCGAATTTAACGGGCTTGATTGTAATGAAGCAAGAGCAAAAATTATTTCAAAATTCGAAGATGAAAAGCTAGGAAAAAGGGTTATTAATTTTAAAATTCGTGATTGGGGTGTTTCTCGCCAAAGATATTGGGGCGCTCCTATACCTATGGTAAAATGTAAAGCTTGTGGGATCGTGCCTCAAAAAATTGAAAATTTACCTATTACCTTACCTGAAGATGTTCAAATCACAGGAGAGGGCAATCCACTTGAAAAACATCCCACTTGGAAAAATTGCACTTGTCCAAAATGTGGGCAAGAGGCTCAAAAAGAAAGCGATACTTTAGACACTTTTTTTGAAAGTTCATGGTATTTTGCACGCTTTGCAAGCGATGAGAAAACATGGCAAGAAAAGGCCTTGGATAAAGAGAGTGTGAGATATTGGATGAATGTTGATCAATATATAGGTGGTATAGAGCATGCGATTTTACATTTGCTTTATGCAAGATTTTTCCAAAAAGTTTTAAAAGATTTGGGGTATTTGGAAGATAATGAACCTTTTGCTAAACTTTTAACCCAAGGTATGGTTTTAAAAGATGGTGCCAAAATGTCTAAATCTAAAGGAAATGTAGTCGATCCTGATGATATTATCAATAAATATGGAGCCGATACAGCAAGGCTTTTCATCCTTTTTGCTGCACCTCCTGCTAAAGAACTTGAGTGGAATGATGATGCGGTTGAAGGAGCTTACAGATTTATTTGCAGACTTTATGATAGAGCTCAAAATGTTAGAACTGGAGAGCTTTTAGAATTTAAGCATGAGGATTTAAATAAAGAAGAAAAATACGCTAGATTGAAAGTGTATGAAGCTTTGAAAAAATCTTTTGAAGTTTATACTCAAAGTTTTGCCTTTAATACCTTAATTGCTGCTTGTATGGAGGCGCTTAATGCCTTAGCTCCTTGTAAAAATGAAGCTTTAGAGCAGGAAGCTTTTTATATTATCTTAAATATTTTAGAGCCTATTATTCCTCATGTGTGCTTTGAGCTAAGCGATAAGCTTTTTAAATGTGAGAATTTTAAGGTTTTAAATTTAAAAGAAGAAGTTTTTGTAAAAGATAGCTTAAATTTAGCCATCAGTGTAAACGGCAAAAAGCGCGGAGAAGTTGAAGTTTCAAGCTCAGCAAGCCAAGATGAAATTTTAGAATTAGCAAAGCAAAAAGTTTCAAAATGGTTAGAGGGTAAAAATATAGTTAAAGAGATTTATGTAGAGGGAAAATTGGTAAATTTGGTGATAAAATGA
- a CDS encoding Putative ATP/GTP-binding protein, whose protein sequence is MIDWDKTYAAIYRSRKDYLKPIIDLDNISLNDLLGMEEQKNALYQNTLNFIHNKGANHALLWGAKGTGKSSLIKAIFNEFKNKGLRLVELAKDDLFALVDIIDELREQPFKFILFCDDFSFEKNDDSYKFLKPLLEGSIEAPPQNIIIYASSNRRHLLSETISDNQGVQVAHTELHASDAAEERLSLSDRFGLWLSFYQGSLNEYLKLVDFYFKDIKCDKELLHKKAKEFANLRASRSGRTAKQFYLAFKESIE, encoded by the coding sequence ATGATTGACTGGGATAAAACTTATGCGGCAATTTATAGATCTAGAAAGGATTATTTAAAACCCATTATAGATCTTGATAATATCAGCTTAAATGATTTATTGGGCATGGAAGAACAAAAAAATGCCCTTTATCAAAATACTTTAAATTTTATCCATAATAAAGGAGCAAATCACGCACTTTTATGGGGTGCTAAGGGTACGGGTAAATCAAGCTTGATTAAGGCTATTTTTAATGAATTTAAAAACAAAGGCTTAAGGCTTGTAGAATTAGCTAAAGATGATTTATTTGCTTTAGTTGATATTATCGATGAGTTAAGAGAGCAGCCTTTTAAATTTATATTATTTTGTGATGATTTTTCCTTTGAAAAAAACGATGATAGTTATAAATTTTTAAAGCCCTTGTTAGAGGGTAGCATAGAAGCACCTCCGCAAAATATTATTATTTATGCTAGTTCTAATAGACGTCATTTATTAAGTGAAACTATCAGCGATAATCAAGGAGTTCAAGTCGCTCATACAGAGCTTCACGCAAGTGATGCGGCTGAGGAGAGATTGAGTTTAAGTGATAGATTTGGTCTTTGGCTTAGTTTTTATCAAGGAAGTTTAAACGAGTATTTAAAGCTTGTTGATTTTTATTTTAAAGATATAAAATGTGATAAAGAGCTTTTACATAAAAAAGCAAAAGAATTTGCAAATTTAAGAGCAAGCAGAAGTGGAAGAACTGCAAAGCAATTTTATTTAGCCTTTAAGGAGAGTATTGAATGA
- a CDS encoding Dihydrofolate synthase / Folylpolyglutamate synthase has translation MKQISKVNEFLAQKSTNYDKIDRFVMFRMYEKYKTNFPIKPIIHIIGTNGKGSTGRFLTQLLEGLGFKVGHYTSPHIFEFRERFYKNGSIVSENDLEFTHENLLNIFKEDLNKLSYFEYATFLAVELFKDCDYVIFEAGVGGEYDATSIFDKKLSIFTKVGFDHTQILGDTLEKIARTKFKVMAQQALISSKQDERVLQMAQKIAFLKNAKLYFSWQPKGENLEQLDDYVQKYNLPEFLRHNLILALNALEILLSKEKLSQALLKLGKLNLKGRCEQITPHLYVDVGHNVMAANALCEKFMGEKLVLVYNSYLDKDIFEILKALKPIIDTIKIYKYTSLERRLADDEIYKVANALNLRCEEFASLDKDKKTLVFGSFALVESFLKEWSDKK, from the coding sequence ATGAAACAGATCAGTAAAGTTAATGAATTTTTAGCACAAAAAAGTACAAATTATGACAAAATTGATCGTTTTGTTATGTTTAGAATGTATGAAAAATATAAAACAAATTTTCCAATTAAACCCATTATCCATATCATAGGGACAAATGGAAAAGGAAGCACGGGTAGATTTTTAACCCAGCTTTTAGAAGGTTTAGGGTTTAAAGTAGGACATTATACAAGTCCGCATATTTTTGAATTCCGTGAACGCTTTTATAAAAATGGAAGTATTGTTAGCGAAAATGATTTGGAGTTTACGCATGAAAATTTACTCAATATTTTTAAAGAAGATTTAAATAAGCTCAGTTATTTTGAATACGCCACTTTTTTAGCAGTAGAGCTTTTTAAAGATTGTGATTATGTGATTTTTGAAGCAGGGGTGGGGGGTGAATATGATGCAACTTCTATTTTTGATAAAAAACTCAGCATTTTTACAAAAGTAGGCTTTGATCATACTCAAATTTTAGGAGATACTTTAGAAAAGATTGCTAGGACAAAATTCAAAGTTATGGCGCAACAAGCTTTGATTTCAAGCAAGCAAGATGAAAGAGTCTTGCAAATGGCTCAAAAAATAGCATTTTTAAAAAATGCAAAATTATATTTTTCATGGCAGCCTAAAGGTGAAAATTTAGAGCAGCTTGATGATTATGTTCAAAAATACAACCTACCTGAATTTTTAAGACACAATTTGATTTTAGCTTTAAACGCATTGGAAATATTACTTTCTAAAGAAAAACTTAGTCAAGCTTTGTTAAAATTAGGAAAATTAAATTTAAAAGGGCGTTGCGAGCAAATTACACCTCATTTGTATGTGGATGTAGGCCATAATGTTATGGCTGCTAACGCCTTGTGTGAAAAATTTATGGGCGAAAAGCTTGTTTTAGTTTATAATTCTTATCTTGATAAGGATATTTTTGAGATTTTAAAAGCCTTAAAGCCTATTATTGATACAATAAAAATATATAAATATACTAGCCTAGAAAGAAGATTGGCTGATGATGAAATTTATAAAGTCGCCAACGCTTTAAATCTTAGGTGTGAAGAATTTGCTTCTTTGGACAAGGATAAAAAAACTCTAGTTTTTGGTTCTTTTGCCTTAGTTGAAAGCTTTTTAAAGGAGTGGAGTGATAAAAAATAA
- a CDS encoding Probable lipoprotein Cj1090c, with translation MKGILFFIVALFLGACGYIPTSKIANNIFDDKVYVNVELSLQDPRNSIFVADTLKEMVISKLGRKLALKHEADDVINVRMNNLEFTPLIYDKNGYVISYKAKLNLEFKVVFKDGTTEHFSTSGSYNFDISPNSIISDAARYEAIRAASSEAFDEFISVIAIKGHKRATQY, from the coding sequence ATGAAAGGAATTTTATTTTTTATCGTAGCTTTATTTTTAGGTGCATGTGGCTATATCCCGACTTCAAAAATTGCCAATAATATTTTTGATGATAAGGTCTATGTAAATGTAGAGCTAAGCCTTCAAGATCCTAGAAATAGTATTTTCGTAGCCGATACTCTTAAAGAGATGGTCATTTCAAAATTAGGACGAAAGCTGGCTTTAAAGCACGAAGCGGATGATGTAATCAATGTCAGGATGAATAATCTTGAATTTACCCCTTTGATATATGATAAAAATGGTTATGTTATCAGTTACAAAGCCAAACTTAATTTGGAATTTAAAGTAGTGTTTAAAGATGGCACCACTGAACACTTTAGTACAAGTGGAAGCTATAATTTTGACATATCGCCTAATAGTATTATCAGTGATGCGGCACGCTATGAAGCTATACGAGCAGCTTCTAGTGAAGCCTTTGATGAATTTATTTCAGTAATAGCTATCAAGGGACATAAGCGTGCCACCCAATATTAA